The segment CTGCTAGCCAGCAGCAATTGGAATAATGGCGTGAATGCAGGTGTCAGCTATCGTAATTCGAATAATGTGGCAGCGAATACCAATCGCAATATCGGCACACAGCTTGAGCTCAGGACTGGATTAGCCCTGAACAGCATTTTAACCTGACCGCAAGGTCGAATACACTACGATGAGCAGGTAGTGCTGGTACTGAGAGGGAAGGCTCTCCCTGCTCACAGGGTTAAGGAAATGAAAAGATACGGGAATCTCTACCAACGGATAATTGCTCCGGAGAATATTACCTTGGCTCACCATAACGCCAAGAAGGGTAAGGGCCACTATGCCGAGGTGCAGATGGTGGAGCGTGATATTGATGGCTACCTGGGACAGGTCCATCAGATACTCCGGGACAAGACTTTTCACACCGCACCGTACCGGAAGAAGATTGTATTCGACTCGGGCAAACTCCGCGAAATCTACAAGCTGCCCTACTTCCCCGACCGCATTGTGCACCATGCCATGATGAACATCCTTCAGCCAATATGGGACAGGACGTTCATCTATGACTGCTACTCCGCGGTCCCGGGCAAGGGGATACACACTGGGTTGGCCAGACTGCACAGGTTCATGAAGGATGAGACTAAAACGCAGTATTGCCTGAAGTTCGACATCCGGCACTATTACCCTTCGGTGAGGCATGATATCCTGATGGGAATTATCGAGAGGACAATCAAGTGTCCTGATACCCTGTGGCTCCTGGAGGACATCGTAAGAAGCCCTGGAGGCGAGACTAATATTCCTATCGGCAACTACTTGTCGCAATACTTTGCCAATACTTATATGAACGGCTTTGACCACTGGATCAAGGAGGTCAAGGGATTAAAATACTACATCCGCTACAGCGACGACGGCGTCATTCTTCATGAGAGCAAAGCGTATCTCCATTACCTCTTGGAAGAAATCAGGGAGTATTTCGGAAGTCTTTGCCTGGAACTCAATCCGAAGACGCAGATATTCCCGGTCGACAAGCGGGGCGTGGACTTCCTGGGCTATCGCAGCTTCCGAAGCTACACCCTGCTGCGGAAGTCGTCAGCCAGGAAGCTCAGGGAGAGGATAAGGCTCATCGAGTCGGATTATGAGCACCTGTCTCCCTTATTTGTCGTAAGCTGCGTCATGTCTTACATGGGCTGGATAAAGCACTGCAACGGTCACAACTTGGTCAGGAAGTACATCTCTACCAATGACCGTCTGAATGTAGCTCTTAATCGCGCCTGCGAAAATCTTCAGATTAAAAATCCCCTTTGGAGAGTGGCATCATGATAAGAAGTATGGTTTCGCCGGATACTATCTGGCTGCGGAAAACGGAGCTTACCGAGGACGGTTTGTTTCTGATATTGCGGGTCAGGTCTAACATCCGGCAGATCACTGTCGAGGATGCGGATGGCGGCAGTCATATTGAGTACGAATATGACGAGAATGAAGTCCGCTACCCGGTACCTGATGGTGTCTATACCGTTACCGACCTGCAAAACCTTATTGCGGCAGAAGCGGCAAATATCAGTCAAAAATCGGCCAGGGATAAAGCGTGGAAAGAATTAAACG is part of the Dehalococcoidia bacterium genome and harbors:
- a CDS encoding reverse transcriptase/maturase family protein; protein product: MAHHNAKKGKGHYAEVQMVERDIDGYLGQVHQILRDKTFHTAPYRKKIVFDSGKLREIYKLPYFPDRIVHHAMMNILQPIWDRTFIYDCYSAVPGKGIHTGLARLHRFMKDETKTQYCLKFDIRHYYPSVRHDILMGIIERTIKCPDTLWLLEDIVRSPGGETNIPIGNYLSQYFANTYMNGFDHWIKEVKGLKYYIRYSDDGVILHESKAYLHYLLEEIREYFGSLCLELNPKTQIFPVDKRGVDFLGYRSFRSYTLLRKSSARKLRERIRLIESDYEHLSPLFVVSCVMSYMGWIKHCNGHNLVRKYISTNDRLNVALNRACENLQIKNPLWRVAS